In Mytilus galloprovincialis chromosome 1, xbMytGall1.hap1.1, whole genome shotgun sequence, the following are encoded in one genomic region:
- the LOC143066957 gene encoding protein NEDD1-like, producing the protein MSALKLASCGDDIKVWDTNNFSIVRQFNPHDQNISSIAWNGKKSTWNSDNLLLCSASSKSDKICFTAVKDTAVTVTEFDSPAGSLCVDFNSTSSYLLVGGTDSCINVWDLKSRKIKKQYKDHKGPVTCAQFNCNDTYIASGSETGEIILFNVVTGQGCSPMVAPKCQTVRQIQYSKFRKSLLGSVSDDGAVNLWDINTRRLLHSFSSSHIAPATGLNFSPINDILLMSVGLDKRIVCYDTQGKKPVKTMTAENPLTSIDVMSDGATVAVGSTRGIIYLYDLRHGNAPMKTINAHKSSVQNVKFQHGLVHEPSGAKSASSAAISPNRRQLPSAPLGKSGHNKDFSEHNNINNHSDGAAEEDVFSPVRNDFGNNSADFRTDTVRSDSMFNTNSYHSNDSSGGVFSPLADGDSISRRYGDKIKISPLVINSSPSVTRRGENMSSNVHHQFNGDSHNDVAVRQNLEYNDSYHRGESDGHPFSKTRDTSDRPEFDRAQRSTDSRNSNFSNNLSNHKVHPAGTSYNDITQQSPQPTGNSPKQSPSTRPQSIHNSRTESTYSQGFTADSSASVSQNFSASKKLDDSPSGSAGGQGHSPIRTSGTPEGAHAVSLTSNGAIRRSQEISASDGSVPQNFQTQFIRNMIEDSMEEFKEQIHNQYLNLHLEMIRQFQIQQNEMTHLMQQYSVNHDLIREIERLKEENQRLKKNF; encoded by the exons atgagtGCTTTAAAACTTGCTTCATGTGGAGATGATATAAAAGTTTGGGACACCAATAACTTCTCTATTGTGAGACAGTTTAATCCTCATGACCAGAACATCAGTTCCATTGCATGGAATGGCAAGAAGTCTACATGGAACAGTGATA ATTTGTTATTATGCAGTGCATCTTCTAAGAGTGATAAAATCTGTTTTACTGCTGTGAAAGATACAGCGGTAACAGTAACAGAATTTGATAGTCCT GCAGGAAGTTTATGTGTAGATTTTAACTCCACTTCATCATACCTGTTAGTTGGTGGAACAGACAGCTGTATCAATGTATGGGATCTGAAGTCacggaaaataaaaaaacagtacAAG GACCATAAAGGACCTGTGACTTGTGCCCAGTTTAACTGCAATGACACATACATTGCATCTGGTTCTGAAACAGGAGAGATTATCTTGTTTAATGTGGTTACAGGTCAAGGTTGCAGTCCAATGGTTGCACCAAAGTGCCAG acagTACGTCAGATACAGTACAGTAAATTTAGAAAGTCATTACTGGGGTCTGTGTCTGATGATGGTGCTGTTAACCTGTGGGATATCAATACACGTAGACTGCTTCATAGCTTCTCAAGTTCTCACATTGCACCAGCCACGGGTTTGAACTTTTCTCCCATCAATGATATATTGCTAATGTCTGTAGGACTTGATAAAAGAATTGTATGCTATGATACTCAAGGGAAAAA gCCAGTTAAAACAATGACAGCAGAGAATCCTTTGACTTCTATAGATGTAATGTCAGATGGAGCCACTGTAGCTGTTGGATCAACAAGGGGGATAATATATCTATATGATCTGAGACATGGGAATGCACCAATGAAAACCATCAATGCACATAAATCATCTGTAcagaatgttaaatttcaacaTGGTTTAGTT CATGAACCTTCAGGTGCAAAGTCAGCATCTTCTGCAGCAATTTCACCTAACAGAAGACAGCTGCCATCAGCTCCCTTAGGGAAATCAGGACATAATAAAG aTTTCTCAGAGCATAATAACATAAATAATCACTCTGATGGAGCTGCTGAAGAAGATGTTTTTTCTCCAGTTAGAAATG ACTTTGGAAATAATTCAGCTGACTTTAGAACAGATACAGTGAGAAGTGATTCCATGTTTAACACTAATTCCTATCACAGTAATGATAGCTCAG GTGGTGTATTTTCACCATTAGCTGATGGAGATAGTATAAGTAGAAGATATGGCGACAAGATAAAAATCTCTCCACTTGTTATAAATTCCTCTCCTTCAGTGACCAGACGTGGAGAGAACATGTCTTCTAATGTTCATCACCAATTCAATGGT gaCAGCCATAATGACGTAGCAGTGAGACAGAATTTAGAATATAATGATTCCTATCATAGAGGAGAAAGTGATGGACATCCATTTTCAAAAACTAGAGATACGTCTGATAGACCAGAATTTGATAGAGCACAGCGTTCAACTGACTCAAGGAATTCTAATTTCTCTAATAATTTGTCAAATCACAAAGTTCATCCAGCTGGCACTTCTTATAATG ATATTACTCAGCAATCACCTCAGCCTACAGGAAATAGTCCTAAGCAGTCACCTAGTACAAGACCGCAATCAATTCATAATTCTAGAACTGAATCCACCTATTCACAAGGTTTCACAGCAGATTCCTCTGCAAGTGTGTCTCAGAATTTTTCAGCATCGAAAAAATTAGATGACTCTCCGAGTGGAAGTGCAGGAGGTCAAGGCCATTCTCCAATAAGGACCTCTGGAACACCAGAAGGTGCTCATGCTGTTTCATTAACATCAAACGGTGCTATAAGACGTTCTCAGGAAATCAGTGCTTCTGATGGATCTGTGCCACAAAATTTTCAAACTCAATTTATACGCAATATGATAGAAGATTCCATGGAGGAATTTAAAGAACAAATTCATAATCAATACTTAAATCTGCATCTTGAAATGATCAGACAGTTTCAGATACAACAG AATGAAATGACACATTTAATGCAACAGTATTCAGTGAATCATGACCTGATCAGAGAAATAGAACGATTAAAAGAAGAAAACCAAAGATTGAAAAAGAACTTTTGA